The Bacillus vallismortis genome window below encodes:
- a CDS encoding DinB family protein codes for MIKFFEYNWQVRDEWFTWCHQLSTEELLKNHLGGVGSILYTLFHIIDVEYSWVRAIQGKEDIVVQFADYHTLEKVQSLSISFRTDIIDFLETNSDEIKDELVSVPWDKEVLYTRDDILHHIIAHEIHHIGQLSVWARELKLSPISANFIGRKLNY; via the coding sequence GTGATAAAATTTTTTGAGTATAACTGGCAGGTAAGAGATGAATGGTTTACTTGGTGTCATCAACTATCCACTGAAGAGTTACTGAAAAACCATCTTGGTGGGGTAGGAAGTATTTTATATACCCTTTTTCATATTATTGACGTGGAATATAGTTGGGTTCGTGCTATCCAAGGGAAAGAAGATATCGTTGTTCAGTTCGCTGATTATCATACACTAGAGAAGGTTCAATCCCTTTCAATTAGTTTCCGAACTGACATTATTGACTTTTTAGAAACAAATTCAGATGAAATAAAAGATGAACTTGTAAGCGTTCCTTGGGATAAAGAGGTTTTATATACGAGAGATGATATATTACACCATATCATTGCTCACGAAATTCACCATATTGGCCAACTTTCTGTATGGGCTAGGGAATTAAAATTAAGCCCTATATCAGCTAATTTCATTGGGAGAAAATTGAACTATTGA
- a CDS encoding DUF2777 domain-containing protein, whose translation MKRKQLLYKEERKWEYGTILIEDGICLIENGEGDILLADSLHHSPIWLHHKGKWEPAGFQDKSILACGEENISLSGGERIRYEKSVKRPLMTLLDSLDDETFLAFLQHLHSFGLSVFDCVFSYNKGVFTNTSEEQGVSFYHFSNDTAQCAMQHHYSSEGTGDRFEWTASNGKRSIMYSAVQRGRK comes from the coding sequence ATGAAACGGAAACAATTATTATATAAAGAGGAACGAAAATGGGAATACGGCACCATCCTCATCGAAGATGGAATCTGTTTAATCGAAAACGGAGAAGGCGATATACTGCTGGCAGACAGTCTGCATCACAGCCCAATCTGGCTCCATCATAAAGGAAAGTGGGAACCGGCCGGCTTTCAGGATAAATCAATTCTGGCATGCGGTGAAGAAAACATCTCCCTTTCAGGCGGAGAACGCATCCGCTATGAGAAATCAGTCAAGCGCCCGCTCATGACGCTTTTGGATTCGCTTGATGACGAAACCTTTCTCGCATTTTTACAGCATTTGCACAGCTTTGGCTTATCGGTATTCGATTGCGTGTTTTCTTATAATAAAGGAGTCTTTACGAATACATCGGAGGAGCAGGGTGTTTCTTTTTATCACTTTTCAAACGACACCGCCCAATGCGCGATGCAGCATCACTATAGCAGCGAAGGGACAGGAGACCGGTTCGAATGGACGGCATCAAACGGAAAGCGATCCATTATGTATTCAGCGGTCCAGCGGGGGCGCAAATAA
- a CDS encoding aspartyl-phosphate phosphatase Spo0E family protein → MNSKIEEMRITLIETAQKYGMNSKETIQCSQELDSLLNTRIKKEMVFGGYPENSRM, encoded by the coding sequence ATGAATAGTAAAATTGAAGAAATGAGAATCACACTAATTGAAACAGCACAAAAATACGGCATGAACTCAAAGGAAACGATTCAATGCAGCCAAGAGCTGGACAGTCTTTTGAACACCCGAATTAAAAAAGAAATGGTTTTTGGGGGATATCCTGAAAACTCCCGTATGTGA
- a CDS encoding AraC family transcriptional regulator, whose amino-acid sequence MPRIQFTVPPFPVFIAAGEGVFKKGETHVKRVFSVFDLIYVKQGTLYITENEKSFSVEGGEYILLSPGLEHYGTKGSDEAASYYWLHFDEHRYKFTAKGGSNWSELQQEKGSFEEPARYGLALPRKGKVQRPQFMAQQFERLIDYSAENSDLPLRKQILFEELMLHLQKEAFQIPSAKERVAWEAARYLQEHYKEKTTIKDLSLALHYHQDYVSRCMQQVLGVTPAQYTNRVRMTEAKRLLSSTNDKMGVIAEMIGMEDPTYFSKLFKQIEGISPIEYRKIVSRKVQ is encoded by the coding sequence ATGCCCCGCATCCAGTTTACAGTCCCGCCATTTCCGGTATTTATCGCAGCCGGAGAAGGGGTTTTTAAAAAGGGAGAAACCCATGTGAAACGAGTATTCTCTGTGTTTGACCTGATATACGTCAAGCAGGGAACGTTATATATTACGGAAAATGAAAAATCGTTCTCAGTTGAAGGGGGCGAGTACATCTTGCTTTCTCCCGGTCTTGAACACTATGGGACGAAGGGCAGTGATGAAGCAGCCTCCTATTATTGGCTTCACTTTGATGAACATCGGTATAAATTTACGGCAAAGGGAGGCAGCAATTGGTCTGAGCTTCAGCAGGAAAAAGGGAGCTTCGAGGAGCCGGCCCGCTACGGACTGGCTTTGCCGAGAAAAGGCAAGGTGCAGCGCCCGCAGTTTATGGCGCAGCAGTTTGAAAGGCTGATCGATTACTCCGCGGAAAACTCCGATTTGCCGCTTAGAAAACAAATCTTATTTGAAGAGCTGATGCTGCATCTTCAAAAAGAGGCGTTTCAAATTCCGTCTGCGAAAGAGCGGGTTGCCTGGGAGGCGGCCCGGTACTTACAGGAGCATTATAAAGAAAAGACAACAATCAAGGATCTATCGCTCGCCCTTCACTATCATCAGGATTATGTGAGCCGCTGCATGCAGCAGGTGCTTGGCGTTACGCCTGCACAATACACGAACCGGGTGAGAATGACGGAAGCGAAGCGACTTTTATCCTCTACAAACGATAAAATGGGCGTTATTGCGGAAATGATCGGAATGGAAGACCCGACATACTTTTCAAAACTCTTTAAGCAGATAGAAGGCATTTCACCAATTGAATACCGGAAAATTGTCAGCAGGAAAGTTCAATAA
- a CDS encoding YisL family protein, with protein MTHLHITTWVVALILLFVSYSLYASRSAKGAKITHMILRLFYILIILTGAWLFVDFANWNGEYAGKMILGIITIGLMEMLLIRKKKEKSTGGLWIGFVIVLVLTVLLGLHLPIGFHLF; from the coding sequence ATGACACACTTACATATTACGACATGGGTGGTAGCGCTGATTCTGCTTTTCGTCAGCTACTCGCTGTATGCGTCAAGAAGTGCGAAGGGCGCAAAAATCACTCATATGATTCTGCGGTTATTCTATATCTTAATTATTTTGACCGGAGCTTGGCTGTTTGTCGATTTCGCCAACTGGAACGGAGAATACGCCGGCAAAATGATTCTTGGCATTATCACTATCGGCCTGATGGAAATGCTCCTCATCCGCAAGAAAAAAGAAAAATCAACCGGAGGCCTATGGATCGGCTTCGTCATTGTCCTTGTGCTGACAGTGCTGCTCGGTCTGCATTTGCCAATCGGCTTTCACTTATTTTAA
- a CDS encoding MATE family efflux transporter, producing MKQAVFKSTALKKPADKSFSLFSLTWPIFIEVSLYMFMGNADTLMLSQYSDNSVAAVGVSNQILNLIIVMFSFIATGTTVIISQFLGSRQKKEAMEVAYVSIGANFFISLAISALVFFAAVPLLHMMGLSNELMPDAKVFLQVVGGLSFIQALIMTFSAILKSYGYTKDTMFVTIGMNLLNIAGNFIVIFGLFGFPVLGVAGVAISTSIARVIGLIAMIVIVNKRIQLKLSLKKVFHMHKEHLRKLLKIGIPSAGEQLSYNLSQMIVTYFIAIMGAQALTTKVYTQNITMFILLFGTAISQGTQILIGRYIGGKQFDAAYERCMKSLYWALGIAAATSVLMTIFSKDLIGIFTQSPDIIATASLLIAMTIILEPGRSFNVVIINSLRAAGDAKFPVYMAMISMWGIGLPLAYLFGIHLGFGLAGIWISFIADEWVRGILMYRRWRSRIWIQKGMA from the coding sequence ATGAAACAAGCTGTCTTCAAATCAACTGCTTTGAAAAAACCCGCTGACAAATCGTTCTCATTATTTTCGCTTACTTGGCCGATCTTTATCGAGGTCTCATTATATATGTTTATGGGTAATGCCGATACACTGATGCTCAGCCAATACTCAGATAACAGCGTGGCAGCAGTCGGCGTCAGCAACCAGATTTTGAATTTAATTATCGTGATGTTCAGCTTTATCGCAACAGGAACGACCGTTATCATTTCACAATTTTTAGGGTCACGGCAAAAGAAAGAAGCCATGGAAGTCGCTTATGTGTCAATCGGCGCCAACTTCTTCATCAGCCTTGCCATCAGCGCCCTCGTCTTTTTCGCGGCGGTCCCTCTCCTTCATATGATGGGATTATCAAACGAACTGATGCCTGATGCGAAAGTTTTTTTACAAGTTGTCGGAGGTCTGTCCTTTATTCAGGCTTTAATTATGACGTTCAGCGCGATCTTAAAAAGCTACGGCTACACAAAAGATACAATGTTTGTCACAATCGGCATGAACCTTTTAAACATTGCTGGAAACTTTATTGTGATTTTCGGCCTGTTCGGCTTTCCTGTTCTCGGCGTTGCCGGTGTGGCGATATCTACATCTATCGCCCGCGTCATCGGATTAATCGCGATGATTGTCATTGTCAACAAACGCATTCAGCTGAAATTGTCGTTGAAAAAAGTCTTTCATATGCATAAAGAGCATCTGCGCAAGCTGCTGAAAATCGGCATCCCTTCTGCGGGAGAACAGCTTTCATATAACCTGTCGCAAATGATTGTCACTTATTTTATCGCCATCATGGGCGCGCAGGCTTTGACAACTAAAGTGTACACGCAAAATATTACGATGTTTATTTTGCTGTTCGGCACCGCGATCAGCCAAGGCACACAAATTTTAATCGGCCGCTATATCGGCGGCAAACAGTTTGACGCCGCTTATGAACGCTGTATGAAGAGCCTATACTGGGCCCTCGGAATTGCGGCGGCAACGTCTGTTTTAATGACGATCTTTTCCAAGGATCTCATCGGCATCTTTACACAAAGCCCTGATATTATCGCGACTGCAAGCTTATTGATTGCGATGACGATTATTCTTGAACCGGGCCGTTCATTTAACGTCGTCATTATCAACTCCCTGCGGGCGGCTGGCGATGCGAAGTTCCCTGTCTACATGGCAATGATTTCGATGTGGGGCATCGGGCTCCCGCTTGCCTATCTATTCGGCATCCACCTCGGTTTCGGTCTTGCCGGCATTTGGATTTCCTTTATCGCGGACGAATGGGTCCGGGGAATCTTAATGTACAGAAGATGGCGCTCACGTATCTGGATTCAAAAAGGCATGGCGTAA
- a CDS encoding CotH kinase family protein, producing MESVHLFFHRHQLKKKGTAKGLLVTDLSVSPILLTQRDRAEKTSYEISWEKAPLGESTLFLNAEQGDPSLMRRRLAYCLFGEIGVPAPAASYSFLTINGQPEGIYLNIKNHQLADKKAYRVKTADPRVPLSVFKDEPSAFSHEFFTLIRTAEDAELAERIKMYLDIKLFFLWLIGSACTRQCFYYTFCLNESGRLHVSPIETRSLAAHGIADEDPLLTKGRTLASRLLSIPAFRSQYHTLMKNVLDRSFTIERLSPFISEWQLDICQKADDDPFIKKSPFQFEKEQTNILREIEERQDLLQAHLARL from the coding sequence ATGGAGAGCGTACATTTATTTTTTCATCGGCATCAGCTTAAGAAAAAAGGAACTGCCAAGGGGCTTCTGGTGACAGACTTATCAGTTTCTCCCATTCTTCTCACACAGCGTGACAGAGCGGAAAAGACATCCTATGAAATCAGCTGGGAAAAGGCTCCGCTAGGTGAAAGCACACTTTTTTTGAATGCGGAACAGGGTGATCCGTCCCTGATGCGGCGCAGGCTCGCTTATTGTCTTTTTGGCGAGATCGGTGTTCCTGCTCCCGCTGCCTCATACAGCTTTCTGACCATCAATGGCCAGCCCGAAGGCATTTATTTGAACATCAAGAACCATCAGCTAGCCGATAAGAAAGCTTATCGAGTAAAGACTGCCGATCCGCGGGTTCCGTTGTCCGTTTTTAAAGATGAACCTTCCGCGTTTTCACACGAATTTTTCACGCTGATTCGTACAGCGGAAGATGCCGAATTAGCTGAACGCATTAAAATGTATCTGGATATCAAATTGTTTTTTTTGTGGCTGATCGGCAGCGCCTGCACCCGTCAATGTTTTTATTACACATTTTGTTTAAACGAATCCGGCCGGCTTCACGTTTCCCCGATAGAGACACGATCGCTTGCCGCACACGGAATAGCTGACGAAGATCCTCTGCTGACTAAAGGACGGACGCTTGCGTCAAGGCTGCTTTCCATTCCCGCTTTCCGGTCGCAATATCACACATTAATGAAAAACGTGCTGGACCGGTCGTTTACCATTGAACGATTGTCTCCTTTCATCAGCGAATGGCAACTTGACATTTGTCAAAAAGCTGATGATGATCCGTTTATAAAAAAAAGCCCCTTTCAATTCGAAAAGGAGCAGACAAACATACTTAGAGAAATTGAGGAACGGCAGGACCTTTTGCAAGCACACTTAGCAAGACTATAG
- a CDS encoding spore germination protein, whose protein sequence is MPAIVGAFKINAIGTSGVVHIGDCITISPQAQVRTFAGAGSFNTGDSLKVTNYKNATNVYDNDAVDQPIAGNA, encoded by the coding sequence ATGCCGGCCATTGTCGGAGCGTTTAAAATTAATGCGATTGGTACGAGCGGAGTCGTTCACATCGGGGACTGTATTACGATTTCTCCTCAGGCACAGGTCAGAACGTTTGCCGGTGCGGGCAGTTTTAATACCGGTGACAGCCTCAAAGTGACGAATTACAAAAACGCGACGAATGTGTATGACAACGATGCAGTTGATCAGCCGATCGCAGGGAATGCGTAA
- the asnB gene encoding asparagine synthase (glutamine-hydrolyzing), which translates to MCGITGWVDFKKQLVQEKQTINRMTDTLSKRGPDDSNVWGEHHVLFGHKRLAVVDIEGGRQPMACTYKGDTYTIIYNGELYNTEDLRKELRARGHQFERTSDTEVLLHSYIEWQEDCVDHLNGIFAFAVWDEKRELLFAARDRLGVKPFFYTEQGSSFLFGSEIKAILAHPHIKARVDRTGLSEIFGLGPSRTPGTGVFKGVKEVRPAHALTFSKDGLNIWRYWNVESEKHTDSFDDTVANVRSLFQDAVTRQLVSDVPVCTFLSGGLDSSAITAVAAGHFEKEGKAPLHTYSIDYEENDKFFQASAFQPNDDGPWIEKMTDAFSTTHHKCVISQKDLVDHLEEAVLVKDLPGMADVDSSLLWFCREIKKDFVVSLSGECADEIFGGYPWFHTADVESGFPWMRSTEERIKLLSESWQKKLNLKEYVNAKYEETLAETPLLDGETGVDKARRQLFYLNMLWFMTNLLDRKDRMSMGASLEVRVPFADHRLVEYVWNIPWETKMHDNREKGILRKALEGILPDDILYRKKSPYPKTHHPEYTKGVSEWLKTIRSQKDSVLHTLLDRKQLDQLLETEGSSFKVPWFGQLMKGPQLIAHLAQIHTWFEAYRIDIDEG; encoded by the coding sequence ATGTGTGGAATTACGGGTTGGGTCGATTTTAAAAAGCAGCTCGTCCAGGAAAAACAAACGATCAACAGAATGACAGACACTCTTTCCAAACGGGGGCCTGATGATTCTAACGTTTGGGGGGAGCACCATGTTTTATTCGGACATAAAAGGCTTGCGGTCGTTGATATCGAAGGCGGGCGCCAGCCGATGGCATGCACCTATAAAGGAGATACGTACACCATTATTTACAATGGCGAGCTGTATAACACGGAAGATCTGCGCAAAGAATTGCGGGCGCGGGGCCATCAGTTCGAGCGAACGTCAGATACCGAGGTGCTGCTGCACAGCTACATTGAATGGCAGGAAGACTGTGTAGACCATCTCAATGGCATATTCGCTTTTGCTGTGTGGGATGAAAAGCGTGAACTGCTGTTTGCCGCGAGAGACCGTCTCGGCGTGAAGCCGTTTTTTTATACGGAGCAGGGGTCTTCTTTTCTCTTCGGGTCAGAAATCAAAGCGATTCTCGCACACCCTCATATAAAAGCCCGAGTGGACAGAACAGGACTTTCTGAAATTTTCGGACTTGGACCGTCCAGAACCCCGGGTACTGGCGTATTTAAAGGCGTGAAAGAAGTCCGGCCGGCTCACGCGCTGACGTTTTCCAAAGACGGGCTGAACATTTGGCGTTATTGGAATGTTGAAAGCGAAAAACATACGGACAGTTTTGATGACACGGTTGCCAATGTCAGGTCGTTGTTTCAGGATGCGGTGACGCGGCAGCTTGTATCGGATGTGCCGGTTTGTACGTTCCTATCAGGCGGACTGGATTCAAGCGCCATTACAGCGGTTGCGGCAGGCCATTTTGAAAAGGAAGGAAAAGCCCCGCTTCATACTTATTCGATTGATTACGAAGAGAATGATAAATTTTTTCAAGCAAGCGCTTTTCAGCCGAATGACGATGGGCCTTGGATTGAAAAAATGACAGATGCCTTCAGCACAACGCACCACAAATGCGTCATCAGCCAAAAGGATCTCGTCGATCATTTAGAGGAAGCCGTATTGGTTAAAGACTTGCCGGGAATGGCTGATGTCGACTCATCCCTGTTGTGGTTTTGCCGGGAAATCAAAAAGGACTTTGTCGTCAGCCTGTCGGGAGAGTGCGCGGATGAGATTTTCGGAGGGTATCCGTGGTTCCATACAGCAGACGTTGAGTCGGGATTTCCGTGGATGAGATCGACAGAGGAGCGGATCAAGCTGCTATCTGAATCATGGCAGAAAAAATTGAATCTAAAAGAATACGTAAATGCCAAATACGAAGAAACCTTGGCGGAAACACCATTATTAGACGGAGAAACGGGTGTGGACAAAGCAAGAAGACAGTTATTCTATTTAAATATGCTTTGGTTTATGACGAACCTTTTGGATCGGAAGGACCGCATGAGCATGGGAGCGAGCCTTGAAGTGCGGGTGCCGTTCGCCGATCACCGGCTCGTGGAATATGTTTGGAATATCCCATGGGAAACGAAAATGCATGACAACCGGGAAAAAGGCATTTTGCGCAAAGCGCTAGAGGGCATTTTGCCTGATGACATTCTGTATCGCAAAAAAAGCCCGTATCCGAAAACACACCACCCTGAATATACAAAAGGCGTCAGCGAATGGCTGAAAACGATCAGAAGCCAAAAGGACTCCGTGCTCCATACCCTGCTGGACAGAAAACAATTGGATCAGCTCTTAGAAACGGAAGGCTCCTCCTTCAAGGTTCCGTGGTTCGGACAGCTCATGAAGGGGCCTCAGCTGATCGCCCACCTTGCCCAAATTCATACGTGGTTTGAAGCGTATCGCATTGATATTGATGAGGGATAA
- a CDS encoding fumarylacetoacetate hydrolase family protein, which yields MKFATGELYNRKFVGLIIDDEKIMDLQKAEKKLFELETIPGSLIECIAEGDKFVTHARQLAEWAKKPNDELGSFMYSLSEVKLHAPIPRPSKNIICIGKNYRDHAIEMGSEADIPEHPMVFTKSPVTVIGHGDIVNSHEGVTSQLDYEGELAVVIGKSGNRISKEDAYDHIFGYTIVNDITARDLQKRHKQFFIGKSLDTTCPMGPVLVHKSSIQEPERLKVETRVNGELRQSGSASDMIFSIPELIETLSKGMTLEAGDIIATGTPSGVGKGFAPPKFLRSGDKIDITIDPIGTLSNPIG from the coding sequence ATGAAATTTGCGACAGGGGAACTTTACAACCGAAAGTTTGTCGGCCTGATCATTGATGATGAGAAAATCATGGATTTGCAAAAGGCTGAGAAGAAACTGTTTGAACTTGAGACGATTCCGGGATCGCTGATTGAATGTATCGCAGAAGGGGATAAATTCGTTACGCATGCGAGGCAGCTGGCCGAGTGGGCAAAGAAACCGAATGATGAGCTGGGATCATTTATGTATTCATTATCTGAGGTGAAGCTCCATGCACCGATTCCTAGGCCATCAAAAAATATCATCTGCATCGGCAAAAACTATAGGGATCACGCGATTGAAATGGGAAGCGAGGCCGACATTCCGGAACATCCGATGGTATTTACAAAATCGCCGGTTACAGTTATAGGGCATGGTGATATCGTAAACAGCCATGAAGGGGTCACCTCTCAGCTTGATTATGAAGGAGAGCTTGCTGTCGTCATCGGAAAAAGCGGCAACCGTATATCAAAAGAAGACGCATATGACCATATTTTCGGATATACGATTGTGAATGATATCACGGCGCGTGATCTGCAAAAAAGGCATAAGCAGTTTTTTATCGGAAAAAGTCTGGATACAACATGTCCAATGGGGCCTGTGCTTGTACATAAATCATCGATTCAGGAGCCTGAGCGCCTCAAGGTTGAAACGAGAGTCAACGGTGAGCTGCGCCAATCCGGTTCGGCAAGCGATATGATCTTTTCCATTCCGGAGTTAATTGAAACCCTCTCGAAGGGGATGACGCTTGAAGCGGGAGACATCATTGCCACCGGTACGCCGTCTGGCGTCGGAAAGGGATTTGCGCCGCCGAAATTCTTGCGGTCAGGTGACAAAATCGACATTACGATTGATCCGATCGGAACGCTGTCAAACCCAATCGGCTGA
- a CDS encoding spore germination protein GerPB, whose amino-acid sequence MNFYVNQTIQINYLRLESISNSSILQIGSAGSIKSLSNLYNTGSYAEPAPEVTALGQPVESQGPDTGALVPLQPPGR is encoded by the coding sequence ATGAATTTCTATGTGAATCAAACCATTCAAATTAACTATCTTCGGCTGGAATCCATCAGCAACTCCTCTATTCTGCAAATCGGAAGCGCCGGATCAATCAAATCTTTGTCAAACTTGTATAACACGGGAAGCTACGCAGAACCCGCGCCAGAGGTAACCGCCTTGGGGCAGCCAGTCGAGTCGCAGGGACCCGATACAGGTGCATTGGTCCCGCTCCAGCCTCCTGGCCGTTAA
- a CDS encoding peptidase S8 — protein MKRRKFSSLVAAVLIFALIFSLFSPGTKAAASAIDQAAALENGKEQTGTMKEPEQVKWYKVTPGKADIQKNSHMALTVKSDSVLNVSVYPSMEKALKDETFEMYRSYTAEDGKSEVIFPYAWSGPYYVKVEYLGEEEPEDGGTAEAAAEAKYTIGYKGTKKQPSDLEQEEACPVEMSVDQKKSGKSILDKLRAIRDDQLNQTAEGKELTSLYYKAAPFIVAKLAFNKTARNEIYQDLVTLKPLFDDVSENGASSSYQITEKDQKAINRLYENALQSVPSFLKKEIKKQAERFNIEQLQGKTAGAILTENKLAAKSEVQKTKVIFKVKNNKSLSSVHNEMKGFSASAQSKKDISNVKKAKKLFDNLYSFELPKDEKQNGTYTASAKRVKSAAATLSKMSNVEFAEPVQEYKSLSNDIQYPYQWPLKNNGENGGVKNADVKYEPASSLLSKRKLNDTFIAVVDTGVDSTLADLKGKVRTDLGRNFVGRNNNAMDDQGHGTHVAGIIAAQSDNGYSMTGLNAKAKIIPVKVLDSTGAGDTEQIALGIKYAADKGAKVINLSLGGGYSRVLEFALKYAADKNVLIAAASGNDGANSLSYPASSKYVMSVGATNRMDVTADFSNYGKGLDISAPGSDIPSLVPNGNVTYMSGTSMATPYAAAAAGLLFAQNPKLKRTEAEDILKKTADDISFESVDGEEEELYDDYGDPIDIPKIPGVDWHSGYGRLNVMKAVSAVDVQLKVNKLESTQTAVRGSAKEGTLIEVMSGKKKLGSAKAGKNGAFKVTIPTQKQDQILYVKAAKGDAKTSYKIVVVKGKPSGTPKVNAVKTKDTAVKGKANSKAMIRVKNKSKKVIASAKADAKGTFTVKIKKQKAGTVLYVTAADTDKKESKNVKVVVEK, from the coding sequence ATGAAACGCAGAAAATTCAGCTCGTTGGTGGCGGCAGTGCTCATTTTTGCACTGATCTTCAGCCTTTTTTCTCCGGGAACCAAAGCGGCGGCCAGCGCGATCGATCAGGCGGCTGCTCTGGAAAACGGCAAAGAACAGACAGGCACCATGAAGGAACCGGAACAGGTGAAATGGTACAAAGTGACTCCGGGAAAAGCGGATATTCAGAAAAACTCACATATGGCACTGACCGTAAAGAGTGATTCAGTATTGAATGTATCTGTATATCCAAGTATGGAAAAAGCGCTTAAAGATGAAACGTTTGAAATGTATCGTTCTTACACGGCGGAGGATGGAAAAAGCGAAGTGATTTTTCCGTACGCGTGGAGCGGCCCCTACTATGTAAAAGTTGAATACCTCGGGGAAGAAGAACCAGAGGACGGCGGAACGGCGGAAGCAGCCGCGGAAGCCAAGTATACGATTGGGTATAAAGGCACGAAAAAGCAACCGTCAGATTTAGAACAGGAAGAAGCTTGTCCGGTAGAAATGAGTGTCGATCAGAAAAAATCGGGAAAAAGCATCCTGGACAAGCTGAGAGCGATTCGCGATGACCAGTTAAACCAAACAGCAGAAGGCAAAGAACTGACAAGCCTTTATTACAAAGCGGCACCGTTTATTGTGGCAAAGCTCGCATTCAATAAAACAGCGAGAAATGAAATCTATCAGGATCTTGTGACATTAAAGCCGTTGTTTGATGATGTGTCAGAAAACGGTGCATCATCTTCATATCAGATAACTGAAAAGGATCAAAAAGCGATCAATCGGCTATACGAGAATGCTTTACAATCCGTCCCGTCTTTCCTTAAAAAGGAGATAAAGAAACAGGCGGAACGATTCAATATCGAGCAGCTGCAAGGCAAAACAGCTGGAGCGATTTTAACTGAAAATAAACTTGCGGCAAAAAGTGAAGTTCAGAAAACAAAGGTCATTTTCAAGGTGAAGAACAATAAAAGCCTCTCATCCGTACATAATGAAATGAAGGGCTTTTCTGCAAGCGCGCAATCGAAAAAAGACATTTCCAATGTGAAAAAGGCAAAGAAACTGTTTGACAATCTTTATTCATTTGAGCTTCCGAAAGACGAAAAACAGAACGGCACATATACGGCAAGCGCAAAACGGGTCAAAAGCGCTGCTGCGACATTATCCAAGATGTCTAACGTAGAGTTTGCGGAACCTGTGCAGGAATACAAAAGCCTGTCAAACGATATTCAATATCCTTACCAATGGCCGCTTAAAAACAACGGTGAAAACGGCGGTGTTAAAAACGCGGATGTGAAATACGAGCCTGCCAGCTCCCTGCTGTCCAAACGCAAGCTGAACGATACATTCATTGCGGTCGTAGACACAGGTGTGGACAGCACACTTGCCGATTTAAAAGGAAAAGTAAGAACAGATCTCGGACGCAATTTTGTCGGACGGAATAACAACGCAATGGACGATCAGGGGCATGGGACGCACGTCGCCGGCATTATCGCCGCTCAAAGCGATAATGGCTATTCAATGACTGGTTTAAACGCCAAAGCGAAAATCATCCCGGTAAAAGTGCTTGATTCCACAGGAGCCGGAGATACTGAACAAATTGCCCTTGGCATCAAATATGCTGCTGACAAAGGGGCAAAGGTGATTAATTTAAGTTTAGGCGGAGGCTACAGCCGCGTACTTGAATTTGCTTTGAAATACGCGGCTGACAAAAATGTCCTGATTGCCGCAGCCAGCGGAAATGACGGAGCCAATTCCTTATCTTATCCCGCTTCTTCTAAATATGTGATGTCAGTCGGAGCAACGAACCGCATGGATGTGACCGCAGATTTCTCTAACTATGGAAAAGGTCTTGATATCTCCGCGCCAGGGTCTGATATCCCGAGCTTAGTGCCGAACGGAAATGTCACGTACATGAGCGGAACGTCTATGGCGACACCGTATGCTGCCGCTGCTGCAGGCTTGCTGTTTGCACAAAACCCTAAGCTGAAAAGAACAGAAGCAGAGGATATTTTGAAAAAGACGGCGGATGATATTTCGTTTGAAAGTGTCGATGGCGAAGAAGAAGAATTGTATGACGATTATGGTGATCCGATTGACATTCCGAAGATCCCCGGAGTTGACTGGCACTCAGGCTACGGGCGGCTGAATGTCATGAAGGCTGTCAGCGCAGTTGATGTACAGCTCAAAGTCAACAAGCTTGAAAGCACACAAACAGCCGTCAGAGGAAGCGCGAAGGAAGGCACGCTTATCGAAGTGATGAGCGGCAAGAAAAAACTCGGCAGCGCCAAAGCCGGAAAAAATGGTGCATTTAAGGTCACTATCCCAACTCAAAAACAAGATCAAATACTGTATGTAAAAGCAGCAAAAGGCGATGCGAAAACGTCGTATAAAATTGTCGTTGTCAAAGGAAAACCTTCAGGCACACCGAAAGTAAACGCAGTGAAAACGAAAGATACGGCAGTGAAAGGAAAGGCGAACAGCAAAGCAATGATCAGAGTGAAAAACAAATCAAAGAAAGTCATCGCTTCTGCCAAAGCTGACGCGAAAGGAACGTTCACGGTGAAAATCAAAAAACAAAAAGCCGGAACGGTGCTGTACGTCACGGCTGCTGATACAGACAAAAAAGAAAGCAAGAATGTAAAAGTCGTCGTTGAAAAATAA